The following are encoded together in the Janthinobacterium sp. Marseille genome:
- the coxB gene encoding cytochrome c oxidase subunit II, whose product MKHAKRLQSLMLGASFLAAGMPSWAVTDSPGGPAVRQLNFHEPVTQIAEQIYSLHTLMLIICLVIFVAVFGVMFYSIFKHRKSLGHKSATFHESTAVEIAWTVVPFLIVIGMALPATKTVVAMKDTSNADITIKATGMQWKWGYNYLNGEGEGINFLSNLSTPREQIVDNTKVKNENYLIEVDNPVVVPVNKKIRIVLTANDVIHAWMIPAFGVKQDAIPGFVRDTWFKAEKIGTYRGQCAELCGKDHAFMPIVVNVVSDEDYKAWVDGKKKEMAANADDPTKTWTVDELVQRGEKVYTANCIACHQANGKGVPGSFPALDASPIVTGPKAANIHMVMEGKGAMPAWKPVLSDTEIAAVITYTRNHWSNKASENIVQPAEVLAARK is encoded by the coding sequence ATGAAACATGCGAAGCGCCTTCAATCTTTGATGCTTGGTGCGTCGTTCCTGGCGGCTGGTATGCCGTCTTGGGCGGTGACCGATAGTCCGGGCGGACCTGCAGTGCGTCAGCTCAATTTTCACGAACCTGTAACGCAGATCGCGGAACAAATCTATTCGCTGCACACCCTGATGCTGATCATCTGTCTGGTGATTTTCGTCGCTGTGTTCGGCGTCATGTTTTACTCGATCTTCAAGCATCGCAAGTCGCTCGGTCATAAATCGGCTACTTTCCACGAAAGCACCGCAGTTGAAATCGCATGGACCGTGGTTCCTTTCCTCATCGTTATCGGGATGGCGCTGCCTGCGACCAAAACCGTGGTGGCGATGAAAGACACCTCGAATGCAGATATCACCATTAAAGCCACCGGCATGCAGTGGAAATGGGGATACAACTACCTCAACGGCGAAGGTGAAGGCATCAACTTCCTCTCCAATCTGTCCACCCCGCGTGAACAGATCGTCGACAACACCAAAGTCAAAAACGAAAACTACCTGATCGAAGTCGACAATCCAGTTGTCGTACCGGTCAACAAGAAAATCCGTATCGTGCTGACTGCCAATGACGTGATCCACGCCTGGATGATCCCGGCCTTTGGCGTCAAGCAGGATGCGATCCCGGGTTTCGTACGCGATACCTGGTTCAAGGCTGAAAAAATCGGCACTTACCGTGGTCAATGCGCCGAGCTGTGCGGCAAGGATCACGCCTTCATGCCTATCGTCGTCAACGTCGTCAGCGATGAAGATTACAAGGCATGGGTAGACGGCAAGAAAAAAGAAATGGCTGCCAACGCCGACGATCCGACCAAGACATGGACCGTGGATGAACTCGTACAACGCGGCGAAAAAGTCTATACCGCCAACTGTATCGCTTGCCACCAGGCAAACGGCAAGGGTGTACCAGGCAGCTTCCCGGCGCTGGATGCGTCACCGATTGTGACCGGACCAAAAGCCGCCAACATCCATATGGTGATGGAAGGCAAGGGCGCGATGCCGGCCTGGAAACCGGTGTTGTCGGATACCGAAATTGCCGCGGTGATTACTTATACCCGCAACCATTGGTCGAATAAGGCCTCGGAAAACATTGTCCAACCAGCAGAAGTGCTGGCTGCGCGTAAGTAA
- a CDS encoding DUF2244 domain-containing protein translates to MANREWLLKRNCSISPRQLMQAYSVLCVVSLIIALSFTWRGAWYILGFAVIELAAVGCAFLCYARHATDCEHIVLTDDLLVIHLIQADKARQFKLIRHCTKVDPPAKRHRLIGLESSGTRVEVGRFLTEYKRREFIRELRQELGSAVMPGC, encoded by the coding sequence ATGGCCAACCGAGAATGGTTATTGAAACGTAATTGTTCGATATCACCACGGCAACTGATGCAGGCTTATTCAGTGTTATGCGTGGTGTCCCTGATAATTGCGCTTTCCTTCACCTGGCGCGGGGCGTGGTACATCTTAGGTTTTGCAGTAATTGAATTAGCGGCTGTAGGGTGCGCTTTTCTTTGTTATGCACGCCATGCTACCGATTGCGAACACATAGTCCTAACCGACGATCTGTTGGTAATTCATCTAATTCAAGCCGATAAAGCACGGCAATTTAAGCTAATACGTCATTGCACGAAAGTCGATCCGCCAGCGAAGCGGCATCGATTGATAGGTCTGGAATCCTCCGGTACGCGTGTTGAAGTGGGGCGATTCCTGACAGAATACAAGAGGCGTGAGTTCATACGTGAGCTGCGTCAGGAGCTGGGGTCTGCAGTTATGCCTGGTTGTTAA
- a CDS encoding methyltransferase domain-containing protein gives MSSLPPQSDSKLSAPIDLNRVRDLFSDPVRTLESGFLRREVATRMHERLALVKIAPTHVLDAGCGEGADLTTLQKRFPQAAMLGLDASSAMLAAAQESQVAGLSSMNRLLQQWLPAVMGRDSGASLICGNFAQLPLGINAVDLVWSNLALHWHPQPDQVFVEWRRVLRQDGLLMFSCFGPDTFKELRAAFAAADAEPHVLPFVDMHDFGDMLVNAGFSTPVMDMETLTVTYGSVEKLMADVRAMGGNPLDTRRRGLLGKQAWQRAMDVLEQSRRADGKIPLTFEVIYGHAFRPAPRATASGESIIRFDPPRK, from the coding sequence GTGTCTTCCCTGCCGCCACAATCCGACTCCAAACTCAGTGCCCCGATAGACCTGAACCGCGTTCGCGACTTGTTCAGCGATCCTGTGCGCACGCTGGAATCGGGTTTTTTGCGGCGCGAAGTGGCGACCCGCATGCATGAGCGCCTGGCGCTGGTGAAGATTGCGCCGACGCATGTGCTGGATGCCGGTTGCGGCGAAGGTGCGGACCTGACGACCCTGCAAAAACGCTTTCCGCAAGCGGCCATGCTCGGGCTGGACGCGTCGAGCGCCATGCTGGCGGCGGCGCAGGAGAGCCAGGTCGCGGGCCTGTCGTCGATGAACCGCCTGCTACAGCAATGGCTGCCGGCGGTGATGGGGCGCGATTCGGGTGCCAGCCTGATATGTGGAAATTTCGCGCAACTGCCTCTGGGAATCAATGCGGTTGATCTGGTATGGTCCAACCTGGCCTTGCACTGGCATCCGCAGCCCGACCAGGTATTCGTCGAATGGCGCCGTGTCTTGCGCCAGGACGGTTTGCTGATGTTCTCCTGTTTTGGCCCGGACACCTTCAAGGAACTGCGCGCGGCGTTTGCGGCGGCCGATGCCGAACCGCATGTGTTGCCTTTTGTAGACATGCATGATTTCGGCGATATGTTGGTAAATGCCGGTTTTTCGACGCCGGTGATGGATATGGAAACACTGACCGTGACTTACGGTTCGGTGGAAAAGCTGATGGCGGATGTGCGGGCGATGGGCGGTAATCCGCTGGATACGCGCCGCCGTGGATTGCTGGGCAAGCAGGCGTGGCAACGCGCGATGGATGTGCTGGAGCAAAGCCGTCGTGCCGACGGCAAGATCCCGCTGACATTCGAGGTAATCTACGGCCACGCGTTCCGGCCAGCCCCGCGCGCGACCGCGAGCGGCGAGTCGATTATCCGCTTTGATCCGCCGCGGAAATAA
- a CDS encoding double zinc ribbon domain-containing protein, producing MLYRFIDWSRRCALRLPATLPTSCALCSIPGTSALCAPCRGQFFSRRPPRCTQCAYPLTHGEHARSFCGNCLRTPRAFDATIVAGDYSAPIDHLVLALKFGNQLALAPLFAQLIVDALLRERAFAMPTIMAAVPLGEKRLAERGFNQALEIARPLSKAIAIPLLPQLIQRSRETAMQSSLPPDARHHNMRDAFTLAPQAADLVRGQHIAIVDDVLTK from the coding sequence ATGCTTTATCGTTTTATTGACTGGTCCCGTCGTTGCGCGCTGCGTTTACCGGCCACCCTGCCCACATCCTGCGCACTGTGCAGCATCCCCGGCACATCAGCGCTGTGCGCCCCCTGCCGCGGGCAATTTTTCAGCCGGCGCCCGCCGCGCTGCACGCAATGCGCCTATCCGCTCACACATGGCGAGCATGCGCGTTCCTTTTGCGGCAATTGCCTGCGCACCCCGCGCGCCTTCGATGCCACCATCGTCGCCGGCGATTACAGCGCCCCGATCGACCATTTGGTGCTCGCGCTCAAATTCGGCAATCAATTGGCCCTTGCGCCCTTGTTCGCCCAGCTAATTGTGGATGCCCTGCTACGCGAACGCGCTTTTGCGATGCCGACCATCATGGCCGCCGTACCGCTAGGCGAAAAGCGGCTGGCCGAACGTGGCTTCAACCAGGCGCTGGAGATTGCCAGGCCCTTGTCCAAAGCCATTGCAATCCCGCTGCTACCGCAGCTCATCCAGCGCAGCCGCGAGACTGCCATGCAATCCAGCCTGCCGCCGGATGCCCGCCATCACAATATGCGCGATGCCTTTACGCTGGCACCGCAGGCCGCCGATTTGGTCCGTGGGCAGCATATCGCCATCGTGGATGACGTTCTCACCAAGTAG